Proteins encoded together in one Balaenoptera ricei isolate mBalRic1 chromosome 2, mBalRic1.hap2, whole genome shotgun sequence window:
- the LOC132360258 gene encoding 2-iminobutanoate/2-iminopropanoate deaminase-like yields MLSLTRKVISTEKAPAAIGPYSQAVLVGRTIYVSGQLGMDPASGQLVPGGVAEEAKQALTNMGEILKAAGCDFTNVVKTTVLLADINDFNTVNDNYKQYFQSSFPARAAYQVAALPKGGHVEVEAVAVQGPLVTASL; encoded by the coding sequence ATGTTGTCTTTGACCAGAAAGGTGATCAGCACCGAGAAAGCCCCAGCGGCCATTGGTCCCTACAGTCAGGCTGTGTTAGTTGGCAGGACCATTTACGTTTCAGGACAGCTAGGCATGGATCCTGCAAGTGGACAGCTTGTGCCAGGAGGGGTGGCAGAAGAGGCTAAACAAGCTCTTACAAACATGGGTGAAATTCTGAAAGCAGCAGGCTGTGACTTCACGAATGTGGTAAAAACAACTGTTTTGCTGGCTGACATAAATGACTTCAATACTGTCAATGACAACTACAAACAATATTTCCAGAGTAGTTTTCCTGCAAGAGCTGCTTACCAGGTTGCTGCTTTGCCCAAAGGAGGCCATGTTGAGGTTGAAGCAGTAGCTGTCCAAGGACCTCTCGTGACAGCATCACTCTAA